A stretch of the Aegilops tauschii subsp. strangulata cultivar AL8/78 chromosome 4, Aet v6.0, whole genome shotgun sequence genome encodes the following:
- the LOC109739102 gene encoding DNA topoisomerase 6 subunit A3 isoform X2 — MVAHALLTVPHATAGPRLAAPLFTPAATSPSLCRANCRSGSLTNQQQRLRHLHPAAAATKPGAIGSAAEAAAAPAEGLVRSLQGVEVFDLSGKAVRVADLWKDRKAVVAFARHFGCVLCRKRADLLAAKQEAMEAAGVSLVLIGPGTVEQAKAFSDQTKFKGEVYADPDYSSYKALEFANGLFSTFTPSAGLKIIQLYREGYRQDWELSFEKNTRTKGGWYQGGLLVAGPGIDNISYIHKMGHTRYLMQKLRPDASILASLRALASAASKSKPAAASSAGAKALSEDDPTSASSNYIVVADQDTTSVTSRINRLVLSVARSILAGRGFSFAVPSRASSNQVYLPDLDRIVLLRRESARPFANVATARKATVTARVLSLVHAVLRRGIHVTKRDLFYTDVKLFGDQSQSDAILDDVSCMLGCTRSSLHVVASEKGVVVGRLIFADDGDVIDCTRMGVGGKAIPPNIDRVSGIESDALFILLVEKDAAFMRLAEDRFYNRFPCIILTAKGQPDVATRLFLRRLKVELKLPVLALVDSDPYGLKILSVYMCGSKNMSYDSANLTTPDIKWLGVRPSDLDKYRVPEQCRLPMTDHDIKVGKEMLEEDFVKQNEGWVKELETMLRTKQKAEIQALSSFGFQYLTEVYLPLKLQQEDWI, encoded by the exons ATGGTGGCGCACGCGCTGCTCACCGTGCCGCACGCGACCGCCGGCCCGCGACTGGCCGCACCGCTTTTCACCCCGGCGGCGACCTCGCCGAGCCTCTGCCGCGCGAACTGCCGGTCCGGCTCCCTCACCAACCAGCAGCAACGGCTGCGCCACCTTCACCCTGCCGCTGCGGCCACCAAGCCCGGAGCCATAG GGAGCGCCGCGGAGGCTGCTGCAGCGCCGGCGGAGGGGCTCGTGAGGTCGCTGCAGGGGGTGGAGGTGTTCGACCTGAGCGGGAAGGCGGTGCGCGTCGCTGATCTATGGAAGGACAGGAAGGCTGTGGTTGCGTTCGCCCGCCATTTCGG GTGTGTGCTCTGCCGGAAGAGGGCTGACCTTCTGGCGGCTAAGCAG GAGGCAATGGAAGCTGCAGGAGTTTCTCTTGTTTTAATCGGACCAGGTACTGTTGAACAG GCAAAGGCGTTTTCTGATCAAACGAAATTCAAAGGAG AAGTATATGCCGATCCAGATTACTCATCATATAAGGCTCTGGAATTTGCCAATGGCTTATTCTCAACATTTACTCCATCG GCGGGTCTGAAGATTATACAACTGTACAGGGAAGGATACAGGCAGGACTGGGAACTGTCATTTGAAAAGAACACCAGGACAAAAGGCGGATG GTATCAAGGGGGGCTCCTTGTTGCAGGCCCAGGCATCGACAACATCTCCTACATCCACAAG ATGGGGCACACACGGTATTTGATGCAAAAG CTCCGCCCGGACGCCTCCATCCTCGCCTCCCTCCGCGccctcgcctccgccgcctccaAATCCAAGCCCGCGGCCGCGTCCTCAGCCGGAGCGAAAGCCCTCTCCGAGGACGACCCGACCTCCGCCTCCTCCAACTACATCGTGGTCGCCGACCAGGACACCACCTCCGTCACCTCCCGCATCAACCGCCTCGTCCTCTCCGTCGCGCGGAGCATCCTGGCTGGCCGCGGCTTCTCCTTCGCCGTCCCCTCCCGCGCCTCCTCGAACCAGGTATACCTCCCGGACCTCGACCGCATCGTGCTCCTCCGCCGCGAGTCCGCGAGGCCCTTCGCCAACGTCGCCACCGCGCGCAAGGCCACCGTCACCGCGCGCGTCCTCTCCCTCGTCCACGCCGTCCTGCGCAGGGGCATCCACGTCACCAAGAGGGATCTCTTCTACACCGACGTGAAGCTCTTCGGCGACCAGTCCCAGTCGGACGCCATCCTCGACGACGTCTCCTGCATGCTTGGGTGCACCCGCTCGTCGCTCCATGTCGTCGCCTCTGAGAAGGGCGTTGTGGTTGGCCGCCTCATTTTTGCTGATGACGGCGACGTCATCGACTGCACGCGAATGGGCGTCGGCGGTAAGGCCATCCCGCCCAACATCGACAGGGTGTCAGGCATCGAGAGCGACGCTCTGTTCATCTTGCTTGTGGAGAAAGATGCCGCTTTCATGCGCCTCGCCGAGGACCGGTTCTACAACCGTTTTCCATGCATCATATTGACAGCAAAGGGGCAGCCGGATGTTGCCACCAGGTTGTTCTTGCGCCGGCTTAAGGTAGAGCTGAAGCTGCCCGTTCTCGCATTGGTGGACTCTGATCCATATGGGCTGAAGATCTTGTCAGTGTACATGTGTGGCTCCAAGAACATGTCGTATGACAGTGCCAATCTTACAACGCCGGATATCAAGTGGCTCGGCGTGCGGCCAAGTGATCTGGACAAGTACAGGGTACCGGAGCAGTGCCGGCTTCCCATGACTGATCACGATATCAAGGTAGGAAAAGAGATGCTAGAGGAAGACTTCGTGAAGCAAAATGAAGGGTGGGTGAAGGAGTTGGAGACGATGTTGCGAACAAAACAAAAGGCTGAGATTCAGGCTCTCAGCTCCTTTGGGTTCCAGTACCTGACTGAGGTATATCTACCCCTCAAGCTGCAGCAGGAGGACTGGATTTGA
- the LOC109739102 gene encoding DNA topoisomerase 6 subunit A3 isoform X1, which yields MSERKRRAGADAAAGGSTSKKPRGASAAASYAQSLRSKLRPDASILASLRALASAASKSKPAAASSAGAKALSEDDPTSASSNYIVVADQDTTSVTSRINRLVLSVARSILAGRGFSFAVPSRASSNQVYLPDLDRIVLLRRESARPFANVATARKATVTARVLSLVHAVLRRGIHVTKRDLFYTDVKLFGDQSQSDAILDDVSCMLGCTRSSLHVVASEKGVVVGRLIFADDGDVIDCTRMGVGGKAIPPNIDRVSGIESDALFILLVEKDAAFMRLAEDRFYNRFPCIILTAKGQPDVATRLFLRRLKVELKLPVLALVDSDPYGLKILSVYMCGSKNMSYDSANLTTPDIKWLGVRPSDLDKYRVPEQCRLPMTDHDIKVGKEMLEEDFVKQNEGWVKELETMLRTKQKAEIQALSSFGFQYLTEVYLPLKLQQEDWI from the coding sequence ATGTCGGAGAGGAAGCGCCGGGCTGGGGCAGATGCGGCCGCGGGGGGCTCGACCTCGAAGAAACCGCGCGGCGCCTCGGCCGCCGCATCCTACGCCCAATCCCTCCGCTCGAAGCTCCGCCCGGACGCCTCCATCCTCGCCTCCCTCCGCGccctcgcctccgccgcctccaAATCCAAGCCCGCGGCCGCGTCCTCAGCCGGAGCGAAAGCCCTCTCCGAGGACGACCCGACCTCCGCCTCCTCCAACTACATCGTGGTCGCCGACCAGGACACCACCTCCGTCACCTCCCGCATCAACCGCCTCGTCCTCTCCGTCGCGCGGAGCATCCTGGCTGGCCGCGGCTTCTCCTTCGCCGTCCCCTCCCGCGCCTCCTCGAACCAGGTATACCTCCCGGACCTCGACCGCATCGTGCTCCTCCGCCGCGAGTCCGCGAGGCCCTTCGCCAACGTCGCCACCGCGCGCAAGGCCACCGTCACCGCGCGCGTCCTCTCCCTCGTCCACGCCGTCCTGCGCAGGGGCATCCACGTCACCAAGAGGGATCTCTTCTACACCGACGTGAAGCTCTTCGGCGACCAGTCCCAGTCGGACGCCATCCTCGACGACGTCTCCTGCATGCTTGGGTGCACCCGCTCGTCGCTCCATGTCGTCGCCTCTGAGAAGGGCGTTGTGGTTGGCCGCCTCATTTTTGCTGATGACGGCGACGTCATCGACTGCACGCGAATGGGCGTCGGCGGTAAGGCCATCCCGCCCAACATCGACAGGGTGTCAGGCATCGAGAGCGACGCTCTGTTCATCTTGCTTGTGGAGAAAGATGCCGCTTTCATGCGCCTCGCCGAGGACCGGTTCTACAACCGTTTTCCATGCATCATATTGACAGCAAAGGGGCAGCCGGATGTTGCCACCAGGTTGTTCTTGCGCCGGCTTAAGGTAGAGCTGAAGCTGCCCGTTCTCGCATTGGTGGACTCTGATCCATATGGGCTGAAGATCTTGTCAGTGTACATGTGTGGCTCCAAGAACATGTCGTATGACAGTGCCAATCTTACAACGCCGGATATCAAGTGGCTCGGCGTGCGGCCAAGTGATCTGGACAAGTACAGGGTACCGGAGCAGTGCCGGCTTCCCATGACTGATCACGATATCAAGGTAGGAAAAGAGATGCTAGAGGAAGACTTCGTGAAGCAAAATGAAGGGTGGGTGAAGGAGTTGGAGACGATGTTGCGAACAAAACAAAAGGCTGAGATTCAGGCTCTCAGCTCCTTTGGGTTCCAGTACCTGACTGAGGTATATCTACCCCTCAAGCTGCAGCAGGAGGACTGGATTTGA